TGTATCCTGACAAAGTAATAAGATAACACCACGGAATTGTGCCAGTCACAACGTGGCTGATCAAACCTCCGTGAGAGACCCTGAGACTTGAAAGGGTGGAAAAGTAACATGAGCTATGAGGTCTTTCTGTATCGGAGGTATAGATACACCAGTTGGAAGAGGCTGGGTTCGGCCACGTTTAATTCATGACTGACCTATTATGCCTGTAAAAGCAGATCAATACATGGTTTGTTATTGAGTCAGACAGGTTCAATATTGTGGTAGGCAATCCCTTTATGTGGTTTGATATgtatgcacgtgtgtgtgtaacGGTGTGTATGTACTATATGTATGTCTACTGCTATGTCTACCACTGATACGCATTTTGTCGATTTTTTCAGAAATATGAGTCCATAAAGTTTCCCATGGTTTTTGTCTGTTTGAAAATTGTATTCAATGTGTTGTATTCCATGAGAAGACATACTCAGTGAGATTTTAAAGAGGGATGGGGAAGTTTTCTTTTTCCTGACAACAAGCTTTGTGAAAGAAATATACAACACCCTGACTTCCATAGTGGTCATTTCTCTTGACTGCCTCACTCACATGGGCAGCTGACACGTAATGGAAACAGCATACCTCATTCTGACACctcaccccctccctctctctctctgtcactctctcatcAGTGGGGCATTGActaaagacacacacaacatgctCCTGGAAGTCAAGTGACATCACAGCCAAGGCTAAAGGAAGTTTGGAATTGTGGAGAAGTGTCATCTAACTTGTTGCCTAAGGTCCTCGTGAAGTTGACAATGTCTGCACAAACGGGGCATTTTCTCAGTGTCTTCAGCAGTGGCCTTCATTGGGACTCACTAAACCAACAGAATCCAAGGAAGAGTAACTCCTTGAATCTCTGACCCTCAATCTAGAAAGCTCCCCTACGGTAAATGCAAAGTAATGTGAAGTAAATGTGCCAACATCCAAATGCACTCTACAGcggcatacatatatatatatatatatatatatatatatatatatatatatatatatatatatatatatatatatatatatgatttgatTAACTGTGCTTGATGCGAAGGGAACGCAATGTACcataaagataaataaacagaacccaatcggtttgagaaccactgagccCTCATCAGAATAATCAGGATGATCGGTTAATCTGTTTATGTGGTTTAATATCTAAGCAGGTGTGTTTGTTTCAAGGAATGTCTGCATgaatgtaaatatgtaaatatatttttaaaatgctagGAGAACTTCGGGACAAATATACGATATTTAAGCGTGTATGGTTCAGTTAACTGATGGGTATAGAAAATAAttatgatttaaattaaaaagtacatttttataACAACCACTATTTGCTTTGAGCACTACATTCTTAATATATTGCATACATTAAACTAAATCTTATTCTACATTGTAGATGGTTTTATcgagtaaataaaataattcctaTTGCAAGATGATAAATCATATAACTTTAATAAGAATCCAcaagtatttaaaaacaagCGTGGATTGATGGTTGTTGCCACTGATacctaaaacaaaaaatgagcaATGCATTTGTGAgcgttaaaaataaatatagaatacTTATCCAATTTAGAATATTGCAGAAATGAGAACCTATGATATCtaaatagaaataaaacctgaataGTGTTCTTGTTTCTCATCCTTATGCGTATTATCTCTGCATTTCATTACACATAAAATGACTAGGCAATTATGTATGAAGAATTACAGTATCTCTTGTTTCACCGAAGGCAAAAGCCTCTCTCCCACGCACGCACTGTGGATTCAATTACATTTAACAAACGCAGGTTTGGGACGGAACAGTGCGCCAAGTTTTGCCAAGGTAACAATAAAACGTTCACaaaaataaacttaattttaaaatctACCGCCGCGTGTGAAACGACTTCCAGTTATTAAAGATCAGTTGAGCATTACAGCCTTGCTGAGTACGCTGTGCACTCACACTGGCTCCGGTACGCAACACGGTGGCGTGAGTGTGCGCACACTGTGGACATGAGACGCCGGGGATAACTGATCCATGACAAACTGATTTTTACCTCGGTTTGCGTCTTGCTTCAGTGTGAAGTGGGATCGGTGCTCTCACGTGCGTTAGCCGACACTTCCTTTGCAGAGAGGCGTGCTACTGGCAAAAGAACAAAGGTCACGTTCGTATTGCAcacatttccgcagttctgcgcggatatgcgctgctccaccaatgggatcggaggaattctgcagatctgcgcagaactgcggaaatttTCGCAACAAGTACACGATCAAAAGGCTACAATCCGCAGGGAGCTGCTGACGCAGGTTAATCCAGTGGCCAATCCGAGCGCCTACACATCTGCGCCAACAGCACTAATCTGCTAAAGAAGAGTCGCTGTCTTTTCAGAACCTCAAAGTGAAGAACAGCTTCACGGTATAGCAGAGTCGGCTGTGAAATAGTCACCTGTACCAAGTCTCATTGCACCTCTTATGACTGGGATTTTCAAAAACATCTTTTTCTTTGGTCGAAAATAGGATCTATCTTTACATTCTTTGCATTGAGAGAGGAACTTTGTCAGTTTAAGCGGAATAATGCATTGTTGTCTATGTTTGTACAAAGACAACTATTGAACAAGTTGAAATTTTATGCGCATACCGATATTAAACCGTGGTTCTATTCACCTGTTTTAGGTAGTACAACGTGTTAATATTTTTAGATGTAAAATGACAATTACTactttttaaatggtttatgTACTTCTGTTCCACTTCATCGCTGGATTCCTGGAGAGAGCGCACGGAGAAGagtattctgtttttttttgcacGCTTTTGTTAGAGTAGAAACGcctcaaatataaatataaatataaatatattattggcTATATCTTAGGTTATACACAACAGGtttctaaaacattttaaagtatatGCTGTGATAGGGAAGTAATTAATCGTTTTTTCAAACCTGAAATACATTATTGCGATCCTTGTCGCCGGTATGTTCGCTTTTTTAGCCGGACTGATTTGCTTCTTTGCGCTTGGGGGTGGCCCAGGGGTGCGCGGACAGGATACCCAAGGTCCTCGCTTTGTGTGCACCTCCATTCCCCTAGACGCGGACCCCAGCTGCCCATTGCCCCCTATGCCCATGCAGAGCACAAGCTCCCAGGAGGAAGACCTTAAAAACACGGTCATGCAGCTCCGGGAGACCATCCTGCAACAAAAGGAGACCATCGTCAACCAGCAGGACACCATCAAGGAGCTGACGGGCAAACTTTCCCGCTGCGAGTCCGCCAGCCAAAGCTCGCCGCAGGATGGCAGGTACAACGGCCAGGGCTCCTGGAGAAAGGACTACAGCAAGAACACCATGGGGGACCTGCCGCGGGACCCCGGGGAGACCATCGACCACCTGGGAAAGACCATGCAGAGTCTGAAAGACCGGCTGGAGAGCTTAGAGGTAAGATAAAGGATATACGCACGACCACAGAGTAGGAGTTATACTAGCTGGAGTATTTTACATAAAAGCGCGAACATGCCAACAATGTAACCGTGCACTGATTTAATTTAGATGCAAAATAATGCAGTCTTTCAGGTATGTAGCGTACTGATGTTCCCAGCAAACATTCATTTTAACTACTACTCCTAAAGAGAACATTTTTAAAACGCTTTTTTCCTCTTAGacccggtgtgtgtgtgcatgtttgtgtgtacgtgtgtgcattcgcatgtatgtgtgtcataTGGCATTTATTTGGATATCTGCAGCCTAACTCTTTAAGCGAACATGTTGAAAGTATTTAATGGATAATACTAACACATTATGAAGCTTTTTCACGGATCTGTGTAGGATACCTTGTCTCTCCTGAATCCTCCAACATGTGCATTTGACTTTAATCACACTCAATAatgtatacaataatacaaataatacatgtgTAATTTTGTAATACATGTGTTGTGACTACACAGTTTTAAACATCTGAAGTTCAAGAAACGTGTTTTCCAAGACTGTTTAAGGTTTGTGAACCAGCTCAGTGTTTTCTCATGAGACCTTGTGCTTTTTACAAGCATGCTGCTGTCCTTGGTGCTGATTTGATTTGCAACTCTGAATTTTAGTAGTTTCAAGCGTattacttattttaaaggaaaggATGATGTGTGAATCATCGGCTTTTTGTTTCACTTTAGATCACATACAGTAGTGTAcagcaatacaattaaaatcgACATTAAAGACCGGGGTCGGGGGTTAtgttttttgctttgtgttatgcattatatttataaatgtctaTACATTCCACTTGACTCGCTCTTGCTGTGATCAGACCTCGGTGTTCAACTGACCATTCAGCGACACAATTAAAATAGCCTCGAATATACCGTGTACGTCTCCTCTAATAGGCTTTGCTtctataaatatgttttatctGCCTTCACTGTGCTTTTCATAGCTCTTCTAATCACACGTCAAACGTGTCGAAGCGCTAGATGTGCCACTAGATGCAGTTGCAAATAAGCACATACCTACCTATTGAATGACTGATTATTCGGTTGACTGGTGCTTTGGATTTtaatatacacaaataatatgttaaagaatgcaacaacaaaacaaacaaaatctaataaaaacaCAGCATATTCAGAAATCGTTTAGAAATTGAATACAGTTAAAAATATGTCGCAGGGTTGCAGACGAAAAAAGTAAATTTAGAATTGAttgattttgagtttttttcagtttggttATCTACATGCTTTCTACAGCATTCGTTAACCTGTTGTGTAAACACTTGTTGGAGTCATTATTTATTcacatctatctgtctgtctgtctgtctgtctgtctgtctgtccatctatcGAAATATCCTCTCGAGTTTAAACGGATTACCAATAGGCCTGTATACATAACCCCCCAGACTTTAAACGGATTACCAGATTTGTGTGAACGTTAGCCTCTGCTGTTTTGAGTGAAGTGGTTCCTCAGATTATGCACTGTTGTGACACTGAAAACCACATATGTTAGTCTGATAGCACTTGCAGGAGCAGCCTGAGGGAAGGGTGTGAAAACTTCTAATTACAATACCACTGCATCcctcagttattttattttatttaaccagGAAAAGAAACTCACTGAGATTAAAAATCTCTTATACAGGAGTGTCCTGGCCAAGACgggcaacaacaaacaaaaactaatttaaaacacaacatAGGGAAATCAAAATACAGCAACCATACCATCCAGCTGCATTAAATaaccaaataaatacaactacaattaagaaaagaagcacaattttaaaaacactgaCAATTAGATAGACCCTCCTCCAATATTTTCAATTTAGCTTTAAACACACCCAGTGCTACAAGCTCCTGCATTTTAGGTCAGATTGAAGACCATTCCATGCAGTAGGAGCAGCAACCCTAAAAGCTTTTCTGCCCATCTCTGTGCGGACAGTGGgaactgccaataaataaagatCCTGTGATTGTAGaaacaatgtaattattattattattattattattattattattattattattattattattattattattattattattattattaaatgttagATATTTACCATTTTATTGAACAGTGCTTCAAACGTTATGTAAATTACATGAGTGTGTGATGGTAGTAGTGGTTTCAGTCCAGTGATGTGTTCACTTTACATTAACTGCATCATCATACATTTCTCATATATATTTCTCATCAGTATCTACATGAATGAAGAAATAACCTCTGGATATCAAATTAAACCATATGATTTGATAGTTCATACAAAGTTATGCTCTAGTCATCTCCAAGCTTGTCTATAGCTGTATTTGTTCTATCAATCTATTTATCTTCTTATCTATCTGTGCTGCCACCTCTGAAAATGTTAGTGAGGTAAAACAAAGAAAGGAATTATCAGAAACAACTATTTGGCCACATCTTATTAATCTCAAAATATAATGGGATGGCCCTCTTTTGCTGgtagtttattttcttatttatctCTGTCTGTCCGTTTCTCCAACTTTCTATATTCCTGTTCAAAGTCAGTTTACTTTGTCTATGAGTCCCATGAATACAAGAGATTTTtgagttgtgctgtgctgtgctcctATGCATGTTTCCTGTtaagctgtgaaatgtctgcagTAAAAGGAGAGAAAGCGCCAAATGGGCCTAGGTGAGGTTGATCCGTAATGGCTGGTTTCCAGTGTATCATGCCAGAAATTCACTGGAAGCCCTCAGCACTTCCTGACACAAACAAGCTTTTAATATGTCCCCAAGGGACCCCATAAGCAGATTTTGAGcgatttcaattttttttcattttttatcagtttcacattcagtttattttctgGTAATTTCCACATGTACGCCTGCTCTGGGGACACTAATTTCCATTGCCCATCTTTTGTATATAGATTAATTTTGATGGGCCAGTAGTGACAAAGAAAGCAAACGGCAGGTATGAGACAAGCCAGGGACATGAAGGAGTGATGTAACAAAGCAACTGATCACTCATGTCACCCGCTCATGATTACATAAAATTGCAATTGACAATGAATGGATGTAGTCAACATCCAGATTGGCGTAGTGATTAGTGCACAAAATGCTTTTGAAGCTTTCCATCCagaattaaataatgcattgcACTGTAAATTGAAACAAAAGAACATCAAGCAGTtccattatatttttttcttggaaACATCTTCGGCTTCATAAAGAATTTAAGTGAAAATGTGTATTGCACCATgcatacaatttaattaaagtaGCTTTCTATAGCAAGCcatctgattttttttctcgTTTCCCAGCAACAACATATGCGCGCCAATGTGTCCGGCGCAGCTTTCCCTAATGAGCTCCGAGACCTGCTCCAGCGCCGCCTTGGAGACCTGGAAAACCAGCTCCTGAGCAAAGTGGCCGAACTGGAGGATGAGAAGACGCAGCTGTACAATGAGACGGCCGCCCACCGCCACAGGACTGAGACTGTGCTCAACTCCCTGCTTGAGAGAATCACTGAGCTGGAGAAAGGTATCATCCTAGCATCCCCCCTGCTCCTCCACACCCAACCTCCCCATACACACTATTGTATTGTAGCCTATTGTACTGGCCTTGGCATGAGTTAGGGAGTCAGACAAAGGCCTGAGCTGAGTTCACGTGGACAGCACTAactccatttctcttttgtaTTGTCTTCCCTTTAAAATGTGCATGTGGTCAGGATATGCACTGGGTGGAAGACACACTGATGCAGGGTAAAGAGAGAGGCAGTCACACCCATTCAAACGCCCATGACAATGCATGGTAGAACATGTTGTAGATCCATGGGTGTGACAGAGGAGTGCAGGAATGGATTTAATTCCACTCATGAAGCTGCGCTTTCAGGGAGTGGTAAATTTGAAAAAGAAACGCAGACTCCTGCAAGCTGAAGCTCAGCTCAGATACCTCATGGGTCACAGCTGAGGTGTTTCTAAGGGTGATCTGCTGTAGCAGGGAGCAGAAAGGTTTCCTTCCTCCACTTCTGTGTCTGAAAGCAAGACTTTCGCATCTTACGGGTAATACTGCAGGGTTTACACTACATCGGGCGGATTCTTAACTGGATATGCCTGCAGTGCATTAGGCAGGTGAGACTATTGATTTAAAAGAGATTCAAACAAAAGCTAAAATGCTCAATCTACAGACTCCTGTCATTAGCTTAAAGTACACATTAGTTGCTCTCATTAGACAGTCAGAACAGTTTGTATTCCTTTGGTTGTTGCTATCAAAGAGCTGTGGTTCATTCTCCAGCCTTTTACAGATTGCATGTCAGCCTGTCTTATTCTTAAAGCAATCTGTCACAAACACACTCCTCTGAGAAGGAAAAAGTATGAGTCTTCAACCAGCTGTTGTACCCAGTGCTGAAAAATTCTATTCAGGAATGAAATTACAGCTTTTTGGAATATgtgactattatttatttatttatttgtttttggggATTTTGTTGCCTGGATGTCACAAATTATGAAAAACCTGGACACTCCAAACAATGTGTGTGCGTTCACTTCAGTACTTTAAGTCAACATCAAAAATTACTTCTTGATATCCCACTGAGTCTTACTGTACCAGAATAATGGATGATGTAGTGCAGTATTATAATACAGTACTCAAGTCTACTTGGAACAAACAGCCCCCCATGTATATTATCAATACTTCCTTGAGCCATTGCTGTTAAACTGTACTCTATTTTTGCTTAAATTGTTGTCAGGGGAACATTGAACTATATAGAGTTTTCAAGTGCACAGTATTGTGGTTGTAGCagctaaataaaaaatgcattctgaAAGGGATATACTCTCTTCACCCTATACTACACTCCGCATTAAAGTTTAAGTGACTCAATACATTCGTTATTTAAGCAATGTGGATAGGGTAAGGAACTTATATGTTGTCTAGTGATTGCATAACTGAGAAAAATCAAGTCGGTTCTGTGGCTGAAGAACTAGATATAGCACAGTTTAAATCATAGTGCTTCCGCAGAATCCTTAAAATATAACATGACCTTACTCTTCCTGGCCTGCATAGTGCA
This sequence is a window from Amia ocellicauda isolate fAmiCal2 chromosome 17, fAmiCal2.hap1, whole genome shotgun sequence. Protein-coding genes within it:
- the LOC136712927 gene encoding neuronal pentraxin-2-like, with amino-acid sequence MFAFLAGLICFFALGGGPGVRGQDTQGPRFVCTSIPLDADPSCPLPPMPMQSTSSQEEDLKNTVMQLRETILQQKETIVNQQDTIKELTGKLSRCESASQSSPQDGRYNGQGSWRKDYSKNTMGDLPRDPGETIDHLGKTMQSLKDRLESLEQQHMRANVSGAAFPNELRDLLQRRLGDLENQLLSKVAELEDEKTQLYNETAAHRHRTETVLNSLLERITELEKGNSGFKSPEDFKVSLPLRTNYLYGRIKKTLPEMYAFTVCMWLKSSASPGIGTPFSYGVPGQANEIVLIEWGNHPIELLVNDKVAELPLSVSDGRWHHICITWTTRDGLWEAYQDGEKLGSGENLAPWHPIKPGGVIILGQEQDTVGGRFDATQAFVGELSQFNMWDRVLRPVDIMNMANCSSYMPGNIIPWVDNNVEVFGGATKWALEMCEDRLFDS